In Candidatus Paceibacterota bacterium, the DNA window TCACTATTATCCAAGTGATTCTGACGACTTTACGGTTTCCTTTGTTGAATATCATATAATATCTAAAGTTTAATTAAGGGTTATAATATCAGAAAATGCTCGAATTTCAAGACAAAAAGAGGTTTCGCCGTATTTTGTACTCTAGGGTTACGTTTGGGATAGTTTTTTTCTTTTGTTTACTCATTGGGAACGCGACATTTGATATGTATCAAACCAATCGCTTAACCGCAGATAAAAGAAAAATTGCTGAAGATGAGTTGCTTGCAGTCCAAATAAGGGAAGAATCCCTTCGGGCACAAATCGGAACACTTAAAACCGAGAGAGGAATTGAAGAGGAACTCAGAACAAAATTTAGGGTTGTTAAAAATGGGGAAGGAGTTATTATTGTCGTTGAAGAGGAAGAAAAAAAGGCAACAACATCGAAGTCGTGGCTCAGTAAGTTTTTTGAATTTTTTTGAATCAATTTTAATTTTGCGGGTATGGTTTAGTGGCAGAATGCGACCTTCCCAAGGTTGAGACCCGGGTTCAATTCCCGGTACCCGCACAGATTGAGTAAAGTGAAAAGCTGTGCGGGTAAGCGAGCAAACTGCTTTGCTCGCTTACCCGCACAAAATTTAATATTTATTACCATTTTAAGTTTGTGATATAATCAGCATTCATTAAAAATAGTAAAAATTATATGAAAAAAGTCACTATTTATAGCACCCCAACTTGTGTTTACTGCAATATGGCCAAAAATTATTTCAAAGATAAGAATGTTTCCTTTGAAGAGTTTAATGTTGCACAAGATATGGAAAGACAAAAAGAAATGATTAACCTAACGGGACAACGTGGAGTTCCAGTTATCGTGATAGAAGGGGAAGCCATTGTTGGATTTAATAAGCCAAGAGTAGAAGAATTGCTTGGTTTGTAGAGCTAATTTAAAGGAATTAAGGCCAAAAAACACTAGGATTTCTAGTGTTTTTTGTTGAATCTAAGGTAAGATATAACGGTAATTAAATAGACAGAAGGCCCTCGTAGTTAAATGGATATAACTACCCCGTCCTAAGGGGTAATTGTGGGTTCGATTCCTGCCGAGGGCATAAAATAAAGAAGACGGCTAGCGAGCCGTTCTTCTTTATTTTATGCCCGAGAGCGACTGAACTGCTTCAGTCGCGTGCAGGAATCGAAAGGCGGAACTATGTTTTTGTAGCAACAAAAACAAGTGAGCCGGGGTCGAGGAAATTTTGAGTGGCGACGAAAAATTATCCGTGACCGAAAGCGTACTCGCGATTCCTGCTGAATTGTTTTTCCGTGGTCAAGAAAATTTTGTCTTCAAAATTATTAGTGACCGATTCCTGCCAATGGTACAAATCAACACTATTGCTTTTTTTATCCGGTATTGTATAGTTTGGGCTGGTTTTACCCATTTAATCTTAACAAGAAAGGTGGACAAGTTCTTTAAGCCTAACAAGCTTTGGAGGTTTTTAATTGTTTAAAAACATACAATAAGGAAACAGTCATGCAAGATTCGCAAACTGTATCAGGAACAAAACCTGCCACCGGAAAGAAGGCCAAGCCAGCTTTCGGCAGGAAGAAGGTTACCCGCGTCGATCTTTTTTTCGACAAGGAAACCCCGGCTCCGTACCAGCGTCCGGCCGTCGCGTATTCGCCGGGTTTTACGGCGCGTTACATGATTCCGTGTCGTGTCGGGGAAAATGGCAGAATCAACGCCAACCTTTCCGAGCTTTGTGGCTTTCTCCGCAACAGCAATGTTTCGGTCATCGGCAAAAAGAAGGTGGTCGAGATCGAAGCGAAAAGGGGTCGGCACATGCGCCGAATGAAGCGCGAGGTCATTGACCCGGGCCCTGATTGCGAGGTCGTCGTCTTCACGAATATGACGACACCGCACTGTTACGCCCTGAAGTCACAGGTCGTGAGCGGCCTGTAGAAATGGCCAATAAGTAGTAGGAGGCGCGCTTAAAACAGCGCGCCTTTAACATTTATCACCGGTTATCTATGTGCTATAGTATTTGTTATGGATCAGGAATTGCGTGAGTTGCTTGAAAAAACCCTTAAGATATCGGAGGAAAATAACGATTTGTTGAAGAAAATGCATCGCTCTCAGCGATGGTCTATGGTAATGAGTGCAATGTACTGGCTCTTCATTGTC includes these proteins:
- a CDS encoding glutaredoxin family protein; translated protein: MKKVTIYSTPTCVYCNMAKNYFKDKNVSFEEFNVAQDMERQKEMINLTGQRGVPVIVIEGEAIVGFNKPRVEELLGL